The following proteins are co-located in the Pan troglodytes isolate AG18354 chromosome 5, NHGRI_mPanTro3-v2.0_pri, whole genome shotgun sequence genome:
- the MDGA1 gene encoding MAM domain-containing glycosylphosphatidylinositol anchor protein 1 isoform X2: protein MEVTCLLLLALIPFHCRGQGVYAPAQAQIVHAGQACVVKEDNISERVYTIREGDTLMLQCLVTGHPRPQVRWTKTAGSASDKFQETSVFNETLRIERIARTQGGRYYCKAENGVGVPAIKSIRVDVQYLDEPMLTVHQTVSDVRGNFYQEKTVFLRCTVNSNPPARFIWKRGSDTLSHSQDNGVDIYEPLYTQGETKVLKLKNLRPQDYASYTCQVSVRNVCGIPDKAITFRLTNTTAPPALKLSVNETLVVNPGENVTVQCLLTGGDPLPQLQWSHGPGPLPLGALAQGGTLSIPSVQARDSGYYNCTATNNVGNPAKKTVNLLVRSMKNATFQITPDVIKESENIQLGQDLKLSCHVDAVPQEKVTYQWFKNGKPARMSKRLLVTRNDPELPAVTSSLELIDLHFSDYGTYLCMASFPGAPVPDLSVEVNISSETVPPTISVPKGRAVVTVREGSPAELQCEVRGKPRPPVLWSRVDKEAALLPSGLPLEETPDGKLRLERVSRDMSGTYRCQTARYNGFNVRPREAQVQLNVQFPPEVEPSSQDVRQALGRPVLLRCSLLRGSPQRIASAVWRFKGQLLPPPPVVPAAAEAPDHAELRLDAVTRDSSGSYECSVSNDVGSAACLFQVSAKAYSPEFYFDTPNPTRSHKLSKNYSYVLQWTQREPDAVDPVLNYRLSIRQLNQHNAVVKAIPVRRVEKGQLLEYILTDLRVPHSYEVRLTPYTTFGAGDMASRIIHYTEPINSPNLSDNTCHFEDEKICGYTQDLTDNFDWTRQNALTQNPKRSPNTGPPTDISGTPEGYYMFIETSRPRELGDRARLVSPLYNASAKFYCVSFFYHMYGKHIGSLNLLVRSRNKGALDTHAWSLSGNKGNVWQQAHVPISPSGPFQIIFEGVRGPGYLGDIAIDDVTLKKGECPRKQTDPNKGARREGGGGAESGGSCAWWGFLSVEGGCLGLNRGSECLSDGNHVALTV from the exons GTACGGTGGACCAAGACGGCAGGTAGCGCCTCGGACAAGTTCCAGGAGACATCGGTGTTCAACGAGACGCTGCGCATCGAGCGTATTGCACGCACGCAGGGCGGCCGCTACTACTGCAAGGCTGAGAACGGCGTGGGGGTGCCGGCCATCAAGTCCATCCGCGTGGACGTGCAGT ACCTGGATGAGCCAATGCTGACGGTGCACCAGACGGTGAGCGATGTGCGAGGCAACTTCTACCAGGAGAAGACGGTGTTCCTGCGCTGTACTGTCAACTCCAACCCGCCTGCCCGCTTCATCTGGAAGCGGGGTTCCGATACCCTATCCCACAGCCAGGACAATGGGGTTGACATCTATGAGCCCCTCTACACTCAG GGGGAGACCAAGGTCCTGAAGCTGAAGAACCTGCGGCCCCAGGACTATGCCAGCTACACCTGCCAGGTGTCTGTGCGTAACGTGTGCGGCATCCCAGACAAGGCCATCACCTTCCGGCTCACCAACACCACGG CACCACCAGCCCTGAAGCTGTCTGTGAACGAAACTCTGGTGGTGAACCCTGGGGAGAATGTGACGGTGCAGTGTCTGCTGACAGGCGGTGATCCCCTCCCCCAGCTGCAGTGGTCCCATGGGCCTGGCCCACTGCCCCTGGGTGCTCTGGCCCAGGGTGGCACCCTCAGCATCCCTTCAGTGCAGGCCCGGGACTCTGGCTACTACAACTGCACAGCCACCAACAATGTGGGCAACCCTGCCAAGAAGACTGTCAACCTGCTGGTGCGAT CCATGAAGAACGCTACATTCCAGATCACTCCTGACGTGATCAAAGAGAGTGAGAACATCCAGCTGGGCCAGGACCTGAAGCTATCGTGCCACGTGGATGCAGTGCCCCAGGAGAAGGTGACCTACCAGTGGTTCAAGAATGGCAAGCCGGCACGCATGTCCAAGCGGCTGCTGGTGACCCGCAATGATCCTGAGCTGCCCGCAGTCACCAGCAGCCTAGAGCTCATTGACCTGCACTTCAGTGACTATGGCACCTACCTGTGCATGGCTTCTTTCCCAGGGGCACCCGTGCCTGACCTCAGCGTCGAGGTCAACATCTCCTCTGAGACAG TGCCGCCCACCATCAGTGTGCCCAAGGGTAGGGCCGTGGTGACCGTGCGCGAGGGATCGCCTGCCGAGCTGCAATGCGAGGTGCGGGGCAAGCCGCGGCCGCCAGTGCTCTGGTCCCGCGTGGACAAGGAGGCTGCACTGCTGCCCTCGGGGCTGCCCCTGGAGGAGACTCCGGACGGGAAGCTGCGGCTGGAGCGAGTGAGCCGAGACATGAGCGGGACCTACCGCTGCCAGACGGCCCGCTATAATGGCTTCAACGTGCGCCCCCGTGAGGCCCAGGTGCAGCTGAACGTGCAGT TCCCGCCGGAGGTGGAGCCCAGTTCCCAGGACGTGCGCCAGGCGCTGGGCCGGCCCGTGCTCCTGCGCTGCTCGCTGCTGCGAGGCAGCCCCCAGCGCATCGCCTCGGCTGTGTGGCGTTTCAAAGGGcagctgctgccgccgccgcctgTTGTTCCCGCCGCCGCCGAGGCGCCGGATCACGCGGAGCTGCGCCTCGACGCCGTAACTCGCGACAGCAGCGGCAGCTACGAGTGCAGCGTCTCCAACGATGTGGGCTCGGCTGCCTGCCTCTTCCAGGTCTCCG CCAAAGCCTACAGCCCGGAGTTTTACTTcgacacccccaaccccacccgcAGCCACAAGCTGTCCAAGAACTACTCCTACGTGCTGCAGTGGACTCAGAGGGAGCCCGACGCTGTCGACCCTGTGCTCAACTACAGACTCAGCATCCGCCAG TTGAACCAGCACAATGCGGTGGTCAAGGCCATCCCGGTCCGGCGTGTGGAGAAGGGGCAGCTGCTGGAGTACATCCTGACCGATCTCCGTGTGCCCCACAGCTATGAGGTCCGCCTCACACCCTATACCACCTTCGGGGCTGGTGACATGGCCTCCCGCATCATCCACTACACAGAGC ccatCAACTCTCCGAACCTTTCAG ACAACACCTGCCACTTTGAGGATGAAAAGATCTGTGGCTATACCCAGGACCTGACAGACAACTTTGACTGGACGCGGCAGAATGCCCTCACCCAGAACCCCAAACGCTCCCCCAACACTGGTCCCCCCACTGACATAAGTGGCACCCCTGAGG GCTACTACATGTTCATCGAGACATCGAGGCCTCGGGAGCTGGGGGACCGTGCAAGGTTAGTGAGTCCCCTCTACAATGCCAGCGCCAAGTTCTACTGTGTCTCCTTCTTCTACCACATGTACGGGAAACACATCG GCTCCCTCAACCTCCTGGTGCGGTCCCGGAACAAAGGGGCTCTGGACACGCACGCCTGGTCCCTCAGTGGCAATAAGGGCAATGTGTGGCAGCAGGCCCATGTGCCCATCAGCCCCAGTGGGCCCTTCCAG ATTATTTTTGAGGGGGTTCGAGGCCCGGGCTACCTGGGGGATATTGCCATAGATGACGTCACACTGAAGAAGGGGGAGTGTCCCCGGAAGCAGACGGATCCCAATAAAGGTGCAAgacgggaaggaggtgggggagcTGAATCTGGAGGGAGCTGTGCGTGGTGGGGGTTCCTGTCTGTTGAGGGAGGGTGTTTGGGTCTGAATAGGGGTTCAGAATGTCTGAGTGATGGGAATCATGTGGCTCTGACTGTGTGA